In Natrinema amylolyticum, the following are encoded in one genomic region:
- a CDS encoding MarR family transcriptional regulator, with protein MSATEPDAEIDGNGETDEREEPGDHTEGSDEQDRDRNSVLSDLPPSAKLVYKVLEYEAPLTQESIAAESRLCPRTVRYALGKLEEQELVTSRACLEDARQSKYRLPE; from the coding sequence ATGAGTGCGACCGAACCCGACGCCGAAATCGACGGCAACGGCGAGACCGACGAGCGCGAGGAGCCCGGCGATCACACCGAGGGCAGCGATGAGCAGGATCGGGACCGTAACAGTGTGCTCTCCGACCTCCCGCCCAGCGCGAAACTGGTCTACAAGGTCCTCGAGTACGAGGCGCCGTTGACCCAGGAGTCGATCGCGGCCGAGTCCAGGCTCTGTCCCCGGACGGTCCGCTACGCGCTGGGGAAACTCGAGGAACAGGAGCTGGTCACCAGTCGCGCCTGTCTCGAGGACGCGCGCCAGTCGAAGTATCGGCTCCCGGAGTGA